One part of the Lachnospiraceae bacterium JLR.KK002 genome encodes these proteins:
- the sdaAB gene encoding L-serine ammonia-lyase, iron-sulfur-dependent subunit beta, with product MNLFDIVGPVMVGPSSSHTAGAVRIGHIGRRLLNEPVAKAEICLHGSFLATGKGHGTDRALIAGLLKMSTDDERIPDSFAWADRMGLAYSFRGIELRDAHPNSVLMKLTGTKGRYLEVVASSLGGGRIKVCEIDGVEANFCGDYPTLIVRNQDEPGHVAEVTSMLAHKSVNIATMQLYRDKRGGNAVLVLECDKEVPRESIKWLEKLEGIHKVTYLSLEEEKEEQEEKEEKG from the coding sequence ATGAATTTATTTGATATTGTGGGGCCTGTGATGGTAGGGCCGTCCAGTTCCCACACAGCGGGAGCGGTGCGCATCGGCCATATTGGCCGGCGGCTGCTGAACGAGCCGGTGGCAAAAGCGGAAATCTGCCTGCACGGTTCTTTCCTTGCGACGGGGAAAGGCCATGGAACGGACCGTGCACTGATAGCAGGATTATTGAAAATGAGTACGGACGACGAACGAATACCGGACAGTTTCGCCTGGGCGGACAGAATGGGGCTTGCATATTCCTTCCGGGGAATTGAACTGCGGGACGCCCATCCCAATTCCGTTTTGATGAAGCTGACCGGAACAAAAGGACGGTATCTGGAAGTCGTGGCTTCATCCCTGGGCGGCGGAAGGATTAAAGTCTGTGAGATTGACGGAGTGGAAGCTAACTTCTGCGGAGACTATCCCACGCTGATTGTACGGAATCAGGATGAGCCGGGACATGTGGCGGAAGTTACTTCCATGCTGGCCCATAAATCCGTCAATATTGCAACCATGCAGCTATACCGGGACAAGCGGGGCGGAAATGCGGTGCTGGTGCTGGAATGTGATAAGGAAGTTCCCAGGGAATCCATAAAGTGGCTGGAAAAATTAGAGGGAATCCACAAGGTTACCTATCTGAGCCTGGAAGAAGAAAAGGAAGAACAGGAAGAAAAAGAAGAAAAAGGGTGA
- a CDS encoding FprA family A-type flavoprotein produces MKDVTITDNIIYIGADDKDLDLFESQYVIPNGVSYNSYVILDEKTAVMDTVDARRKDEWLENLEKALAGRTVDYLVVSHMEPDHAANVKILAEKYPDMKVVGNAKTFPMIQQFFEMDLSDRSLVVKEGDTLNLGTHELTFVMAPMVHWPEVMVSYEKSEKILFSADGFGKFGALDTEEDWACEARRYYFNIVGKYGAQVQALLKKAAALDIAMICPLHGPILKENLAYYIEKYNIWSSYQPEDEGILVAYASIHGNTKKAAIKMKEILESKGAKKVAITDLSRDDMAEAIEDAFRYDKMVLAAASYDGGVFPCMEDFLHHLKSKNFQKRTVALIENGTWAPVAARTMRAVLEQMKDITICDKVVSIKSVMKEADIPEMEALAEELTGK; encoded by the coding sequence ATGAAGGATGTAACAATTACAGACAATATCATATATATTGGCGCAGACGACAAAGATCTTGATTTATTTGAAAGCCAGTATGTGATTCCAAACGGAGTATCCTACAATTCCTATGTAATTCTGGATGAAAAAACCGCGGTTATGGATACCGTGGACGCCAGAAGGAAAGACGAGTGGCTGGAAAATCTGGAAAAAGCTCTGGCAGGAAGGACCGTGGATTATCTGGTGGTTTCCCATATGGAGCCGGATCACGCGGCCAATGTGAAGATTCTTGCAGAGAAATATCCGGACATGAAGGTAGTGGGCAATGCCAAAACCTTTCCGATGATTCAGCAGTTCTTTGAAATGGATTTATCTGACCGTTCCCTGGTGGTAAAAGAAGGAGATACTCTGAATCTGGGTACCCATGAACTGACTTTCGTGATGGCCCCCATGGTACACTGGCCGGAAGTGATGGTTTCCTATGAGAAATCAGAGAAAATTCTGTTCTCCGCAGACGGATTCGGAAAATTCGGCGCGCTGGATACGGAAGAAGACTGGGCCTGTGAAGCCAGAAGATATTATTTCAATATTGTGGGGAAATACGGTGCGCAGGTACAGGCTCTGCTGAAAAAGGCAGCAGCTTTGGATATCGCCATGATCTGCCCTCTGCACGGCCCGATATTAAAAGAAAACCTGGCTTATTATATTGAAAAATACAATATCTGGAGCAGTTATCAGCCGGAAGATGAAGGAATTCTGGTGGCTTATGCCTCCATTCACGGAAACACCAAAAAGGCGGCCATTAAGATGAAAGAAATCCTGGAATCAAAAGGAGCGAAAAAAGTGGCCATTACCGATTTGTCCAGAGACGACATGGCGGAGGCAATTGAAGATGCGTTTCGTTATGACAAAATGGTGCTTGCGGCAGCCAGCTATGACGGAGGGGTATTCCCCTGCATGGAAGACTTCCTGCACCATTTAAAGAGCAAGAATTTCCAGAAGCGCACCGTTGCTCTGATTGAGAACGGAACCTGGGCTCCGGTGGCAGCCAGAACCATGAGAGCTGTTCTGGAGCAGATGAAAGACATTACCATCTGTGACAAAGTGGTTTCCATTAAGTCGGTGATGAAAGAGGCTGACATTCCGGAAATGGAAGCCCTTGCAGAGGAACTGACAGGAAAATAG
- the gltA gene encoding NADPH-dependent glutamate synthase: MDVWKKVPVREQEPQVRATNFEEVCLGYNKEEAMEEAERCLNCKNAQCVKGCPVAIDIPGFVGQIKEGRFEEAYQTISKSSALPAVCGRVCPQESQCEGKCVRGVKGEPVSIGKLERFTADWARENNIKPQPATEKKDHKVAVIGSGPAGLTCAGDLAKMGYDVTIFEALHEPGGVLIYGIPEFRLPKNDVVAKEIENVKSLGVKIETNVVIGKAGTIDELMEEEGFEAVFIGSGAGLPKFMGIPGEQANGVFSANEFLTRNNLMKAFKEEYDTPIMKGKKVAVVGGGNVAMDAARTALRLGAEVYVVYRRSEAELPARVEEVHHAKEEGIIFNLLTNPKEILVDDNGWVRGMTCVRMELGEPDESGRRRPVEVPDSEFELELDTVIMSLGTSPNPLISSTTKGLDVNRWKCIVAEEENGATSKPGVFAGGDAVTGAATVILAMGAGKAAAKGIDEYLSGK, from the coding sequence ATGGATGTATGGAAGAAAGTTCCGGTAAGAGAGCAGGAACCACAGGTACGTGCCACAAATTTTGAGGAAGTGTGCCTTGGATATAATAAAGAAGAAGCCATGGAAGAGGCAGAGAGATGTCTGAACTGTAAAAATGCCCAGTGTGTCAAAGGCTGTCCGGTAGCCATTGATATTCCTGGATTTGTGGGCCAGATTAAAGAAGGCAGATTCGAGGAGGCTTATCAGACCATCAGTAAATCCAGCGCCCTTCCGGCAGTGTGCGGACGTGTCTGTCCGCAGGAAAGCCAGTGTGAAGGAAAATGTGTCCGGGGCGTAAAGGGAGAGCCGGTTTCCATCGGAAAGCTGGAGCGGTTTACCGCAGACTGGGCAAGGGAGAATAACATCAAACCTCAGCCTGCAACAGAGAAAAAAGACCATAAAGTGGCAGTGATCGGCTCCGGTCCGGCGGGACTGACCTGTGCCGGGGACCTGGCAAAAATGGGCTATGACGTAACCATATTTGAGGCCCTCCATGAGCCGGGCGGCGTGCTGATTTACGGAATTCCGGAATTCCGTCTGCCCAAAAATGATGTGGTGGCAAAGGAAATTGAAAATGTAAAATCCCTGGGTGTAAAAATTGAGACAAATGTGGTAATCGGAAAAGCGGGCACCATTGATGAGCTGATGGAAGAAGAAGGCTTTGAAGCGGTGTTTATCGGTTCCGGCGCAGGGCTGCCCAAATTTATGGGAATCCCCGGCGAGCAGGCCAACGGCGTCTTTTCCGCCAATGAATTCCTCACCAGAAATAATCTGATGAAGGCGTTTAAGGAAGAATATGATACCCCTATTATGAAAGGGAAGAAGGTTGCGGTAGTAGGCGGCGGCAACGTGGCCATGGACGCAGCCAGAACGGCTCTCCGGCTGGGTGCGGAAGTATATGTGGTATACCGCAGAAGCGAAGCGGAGCTTCCGGCCCGTGTGGAAGAAGTGCATCATGCGAAAGAGGAAGGCATTATTTTTAACCTGCTGACCAACCCGAAAGAAATTCTGGTAGACGACAACGGCTGGGTCAGGGGTATGACCTGTGTTCGTATGGAGCTGGGCGAGCCTGACGAATCCGGCAGAAGAAGACCGGTGGAGGTTCCGGATTCAGAATTTGAACTGGAGCTGGATACGGTGATTATGTCTCTGGGAACTTCTCCCAATCCGTTGATTTCCTCCACCACCAAAGGGCTGGATGTGAACCGCTGGAAATGTATTGTGGCAGAAGAAGAAAACGGGGCAACCAGCAAGCCCGGCGTATTTGCAGGCGGCGACGCGGTAACGGGAGCCGCAACGGTAATTCTTGCTATGGGCGCAGGAAAAGCTGCCGCAAAAGGTATTGACGAATATCTCTCCGGTAAGTAA
- a CDS encoding sulfide/dihydroorotate dehydrogenase-like FAD/NAD-binding protein yields MYPIVKKRKLADKIFLMDVKAPRVARSCLPGQFVIVKMDEEGERIPLTICDYDQEAGTVTIVFQIVGASTQRMETLEEGDVFQDFVGPLGCASELTETPVEELKQKKIVFIAGGVGTAPVYPQVKWLHEQGVSCDVIMGSKTKDLLILEEEMRAVAGNLHVTTDDGSYGFHGMGTNQLEELVQNGNTYDLCIAIGPMIMMKFVCLLTKKLEIPTIVSLNPIMVDGTGMCGACRVTVGDQVKFACVDGPEFDGHLVDFDQAMKRQQMYKTEEGRSMLKLTEGDTHHGGCGHCGGDR; encoded by the coding sequence ATGTACCCAATCGTAAAGAAGAGAAAGCTGGCAGATAAGATTTTTCTTATGGATGTTAAGGCGCCCCGTGTGGCCAGATCCTGTCTGCCGGGACAGTTTGTAATTGTGAAAATGGATGAAGAAGGCGAGCGAATCCCTCTTACTATCTGTGATTATGACCAGGAAGCAGGAACCGTTACCATTGTTTTCCAGATTGTGGGAGCATCCACACAGCGGATGGAAACGCTGGAAGAAGGAGACGTATTTCAGGATTTTGTGGGGCCGCTGGGATGTGCCTCCGAACTGACGGAAACTCCTGTGGAAGAACTGAAACAGAAAAAAATTGTATTTATTGCCGGAGGCGTGGGAACTGCCCCGGTGTATCCTCAGGTAAAATGGCTTCATGAACAGGGCGTAAGCTGTGATGTCATCATGGGCTCCAAGACAAAAGACCTGCTGATTCTGGAAGAGGAAATGAGAGCAGTGGCGGGAAATCTCCATGTGACCACCGATGACGGAAGCTATGGATTCCACGGAATGGGCACCAATCAGTTAGAAGAGCTGGTTCAGAATGGAAATACATACGATTTGTGTATCGCAATCGGCCCTATGATTATGATGAAATTTGTCTGCCTCCTGACGAAAAAGCTGGAGATACCCACCATTGTTTCCCTGAATCCCATTATGGTGGACGGAACGGGCATGTGCGGCGCCTGCCGCGTAACGGTGGGAGACCAGGTGAAATTTGCCTGTGTGGACGGTCCGGAATTTGACGGCCATCTGGTGGATTTTGACCAGGCCATGAAACGCCAGCAGATGTATAAGACAGAAGAAGGAAGAAGCATGCTGAAGCTCACGGAGGGAGATACCCACCACGGCGGATGCGGACATTGCGGAGGTGACAGATAA
- a CDS encoding ABC transporter permease: MGIITILWEKWVEFRRDFYKITLAAMIAPLMYLLVFGLGIQTMSHGKPYLHYLIPGVVSLTTMNGSFNAIAQNLNVQRLYEKAFDQVMISPTPLWQFMAGQIIAGSVRGLYAGGIILLLVWPIHTGLIFNGFSFLILFLNGAVFSALGVVVSFLARNHADVPRFSNYLIMPMAFLCNTFISTENMPKGIRNVIGVLPLSETSGLVRHIAYSESWDPLGILILLVYLSVLTAAGLWFVYRKQNL; this comes from the coding sequence ATGGGAATAATTACAATTTTATGGGAAAAGTGGGTGGAATTCCGCAGAGATTTTTACAAAATCACGTTGGCAGCCATGATTGCGCCTCTTATGTATCTTCTGGTTTTTGGCCTGGGAATCCAGACCATGTCCCACGGAAAGCCATATCTTCACTATCTGATACCAGGGGTTGTGTCGCTGACCACCATGAATGGCAGCTTCAATGCCATTGCCCAGAACCTGAATGTTCAGAGGCTCTATGAAAAAGCCTTTGACCAGGTTATGATTTCTCCGACGCCTTTGTGGCAGTTTATGGCAGGGCAGATTATTGCAGGCTCTGTCCGGGGACTTTATGCAGGCGGTATCATTTTACTGCTGGTATGGCCAATACATACCGGTTTGATTTTTAACGGATTTTCATTTTTGATATTGTTTTTAAACGGTGCGGTCTTTTCAGCTCTGGGCGTGGTGGTTTCCTTTCTGGCAAGAAATCATGCGGATGTGCCGAGATTTTCCAATTATCTGATTATGCCCATGGCTTTTTTGTGTAATACGTTTATTTCAACAGAAAATATGCCGAAGGGAATTCGGAACGTGATAGGCGTTCTGCCATTGTCAGAAACCAGCGGTCTGGTGCGCCACATTGCTTACAGCGAAAGCTGGGATCCGCTGGGGATTCTGATACTGCTTGTGTATCTGTCTGTTTTAACAGCAGCCGGATTATGGTTTGTTTATCGGAAACAGAATCTTTAG
- a CDS encoding ABC transporter ATP-binding protein: MIVLKNLTKKFDQFTAVDSVSMIIETGEFFGLLGLNGAGKTTTIGMLSTLLLPTQGEIFIDGELLTRKRTDLKRKISVITQEYSMRQDMNMDEIMEYQGRLYYMPKKEIRRKSEELLEFCGLTRDRKKTVRKLSGGMKRKLMVCRALLTDPEILLLDEPTAGMDVVSRRQMWNLLKQLNGRNLTILLTTHYMEEAEKLCARVAMMSHGKIEEIDTPGHFICGLGQFAVDETAGDKGVSHYFHTKEKALEFAARTDGSVQLRDTTLEDVFVERAKREGVR; this comes from the coding sequence ATGATTGTATTAAAAAATCTGACTAAAAAGTTTGATCAGTTTACCGCAGTAGATTCTGTCAGCATGATCATTGAAACAGGAGAATTTTTCGGGCTGCTTGGTTTAAACGGAGCCGGAAAAACCACCACGATTGGTATGCTGTCCACACTCCTTCTGCCCACGCAGGGGGAAATTTTTATAGACGGGGAGCTGCTCACGCGAAAGAGAACTGATTTGAAACGGAAGATCAGCGTCATTACACAGGAATATTCCATGCGCCAGGACATGAACATGGATGAGATTATGGAATATCAGGGGCGGCTTTATTATATGCCGAAAAAGGAAATCCGCAGAAAGAGCGAAGAACTGTTGGAATTCTGCGGGCTGACCCGTGACCGGAAAAAGACGGTCCGCAAGCTGTCCGGCGGGATGAAGCGGAAGCTGATGGTGTGCAGGGCTCTTCTGACGGACCCTGAGATATTGCTGCTGGATGAGCCGACGGCCGGGATGGATGTTGTGTCCCGGAGACAGATGTGGAACCTGTTAAAGCAGTTAAATGGAAGAAATCTGACCATCCTGCTGACCACACATTATATGGAAGAAGCGGAAAAGCTGTGTGCCAGAGTGGCTATGATGAGCCATGGGAAGATAGAAGAAATCGACACGCCTGGACATTTTATCTGTGGGTTGGGACAGTTTGCCGTGGATGAAACTGCCGGAGACAAAGGAGTAAGCCATTATTTCCATACAAAGGAAAAAGCGCTGGAATTTGCTGCCCGGACAGATGGCAGTGTTCAGTTGCGGGATACCACATTAGAAGATGTATTTGTGGAACGGGCAAAAAGAGAAGGGGTCAGGTGA
- the cobI gene encoding precorrin-2 C(20)-methyltransferase, which yields MNGILYGVGVGPGDPELMTLKAVKLIKENNVIALPGKNPKETVAYQIASAAVPELAEKGLIPVYMPMTHDKEEQKKCHRAGADRVETYLKQGQNVVFLTLGDSAVYSTFTYIQQIVEEDGFQTRLVSGVPSFCAVAARMNMPLAIWNEQIHIFPAVHNLSERLPDSGTCVLMKSGSKMSQVKEILKKSGRDAVMIENCGTEKEQVYFHVDDIPDTAGYYSLIISKETEQI from the coding sequence ATGAATGGAATATTATACGGAGTTGGGGTAGGGCCCGGAGATCCGGAACTTATGACGTTAAAGGCGGTGAAACTGATTAAAGAAAACAATGTGATAGCCCTGCCGGGGAAAAATCCAAAGGAAACGGTGGCATATCAGATTGCCTCGGCGGCAGTTCCGGAGCTTGCGGAGAAAGGGCTGATTCCTGTGTATATGCCCATGACTCACGATAAGGAAGAACAGAAGAAATGTCACAGAGCAGGCGCAGACCGTGTGGAGACATATCTGAAACAGGGACAGAATGTGGTATTCCTTACGCTGGGGGACTCTGCTGTCTATTCTACGTTTACCTATATTCAGCAGATTGTGGAAGAAGACGGATTTCAGACCAGGCTGGTCAGCGGAGTTCCCTCTTTTTGTGCGGTGGCAGCCAGGATGAACATGCCGCTGGCCATATGGAATGAACAGATCCATATTTTTCCGGCTGTCCACAATCTGTCGGAAAGGCTACCTGATTCGGGAACCTGTGTCCTGATGAAATCAGGCAGTAAAATGAGTCAGGTAAAGGAGATTTTAAAGAAGAGCGGACGGGACGCGGTTATGATTGAAAACTGCGGGACAGAAAAAGAGCAGGTTTATTTTCATGTGGATGATATACCGGACACGGCAGGATACTATTCCCTGATTATTTCAAAGGAAACGGAGCAGATATGA
- a CDS encoding ABC transporter ATP-binding protein: MKDYYFSTKKMCVGYDGKPLIKEVEIALPKGEILSLIGPNGAGKSTVLKSIVGQLPLIAGAIYLGGDKSEELKGGELAKKMSVVLTQKVRAEMKNCRDVVATGRYPYTGWFGVLSQEDERIVDEVMELTHITDICEQEFDKISDGQKQRVMLARAICQEPELVILDEPTSFLDIRYKLDFLSILQELREKKGLTVIMSLHELDLAKIVSDKILCLKGGYVERYGTPEEIFESDFIERLFDLKKGSFLGNEKLSAYIRQISAGP; this comes from the coding sequence ATGAAAGATTATTATTTTTCCACAAAGAAGATGTGTGTGGGGTATGACGGAAAACCGCTGATTAAAGAGGTGGAAATCGCGTTGCCGAAAGGAGAAATTTTAAGCCTGATTGGACCGAACGGAGCCGGTAAATCCACAGTATTAAAAAGTATTGTGGGGCAGCTGCCTCTGATTGCAGGAGCAATATATCTTGGCGGTGATAAGTCAGAAGAACTGAAAGGGGGAGAACTGGCAAAAAAAATGTCGGTGGTGCTCACCCAGAAGGTGAGAGCAGAGATGAAAAACTGCCGGGATGTGGTGGCAACGGGCAGATATCCCTATACCGGATGGTTTGGCGTTCTGTCGCAGGAGGATGAACGGATTGTGGATGAAGTGATGGAACTGACCCATATTACGGATATCTGTGAACAGGAATTTGATAAAATCAGCGACGGGCAGAAACAGCGTGTGATGCTTGCAAGAGCCATCTGCCAGGAACCGGAGCTGGTGATACTGGACGAGCCCACATCTTTTCTGGATATCAGATATAAGCTGGATTTTTTATCCATATTGCAGGAACTGAGAGAAAAAAAAGGGCTTACGGTGATTATGTCTCTGCATGAACTGGATCTTGCAAAGATTGTCTCTGATAAAATACTCTGTCTGAAGGGAGGATACGTGGAACGGTATGGTACGCCGGAAGAGATTTTTGAATCAGATTTTATTGAAAGGCTTTTTGATTTGAAAAAGGGGAGCTTCCTGGGAAATGAAAAACTTTCCGCATATATCAGACAGATAAGCGCAGGGCCCTGA
- a CDS encoding iron ABC transporter permease, translated as MMVFLLLGIGALLFFILNICIGSVRITLSELAGQKSSETVTRILWDIRLPRAMAVLILGGALSLAGYLLQTFFNNPIAGPFVLGISSGAKMMVALVMVFLMGSGVRVSSLAMISAAFAGAMLSMGFVLLMSRKINNMSMLVVSGVMIGYICSAITELVVTFAEDADIVNLHNWSRGSFSGMTWSSVEVMAAVVSITVFAVFLMSKPLAAYQLGDAYARNVGVNIRLLRICIVIFSSILSACIVAFAGPISFVGIAAPHLVKKLLNTAEPIFMIPACFLGGSVFCLLCDLLAKTLLAPTELSISTVTAIFGAPVVLWIMIKRRKENHV; from the coding sequence ATGATGGTTTTTCTTCTTCTGGGAATTGGGGCATTGCTTTTTTTTATTCTGAATATCTGCATTGGGAGCGTCAGGATTACATTGTCGGAGCTTGCCGGACAGAAAAGCAGTGAGACAGTGACCAGAATTTTATGGGATATCCGGCTACCAAGGGCAATGGCGGTTCTGATTCTTGGAGGAGCTCTTTCTCTTGCGGGATATCTGTTACAGACATTTTTTAATAATCCCATTGCGGGGCCTTTTGTGCTGGGCATTTCTTCCGGTGCAAAAATGATGGTGGCTCTTGTCATGGTTTTTCTCATGGGAAGCGGCGTCCGGGTGTCGTCCCTTGCCATGATTTCTGCCGCATTTGCCGGAGCCATGTTGTCCATGGGATTTGTCCTGCTGATGTCCCGCAAAATTAACAATATGTCAATGCTGGTGGTCAGCGGCGTTATGATTGGGTACATATGTTCTGCTATTACGGAGCTGGTGGTGACTTTTGCGGAAGATGCGGATATTGTAAATTTGCACAACTGGTCCAGAGGCAGTTTTTCCGGCATGACATGGAGCAGCGTGGAAGTGATGGCGGCAGTGGTTTCTATCACTGTATTTGCTGTTTTCCTTATGTCCAAGCCCCTTGCCGCCTATCAGCTGGGGGATGCCTATGCCAGGAATGTTGGAGTGAATATCCGTCTTCTCCGGATATGCATTGTGATTTTTTCAAGTATTTTATCGGCATGTATCGTAGCTTTTGCAGGGCCGATTTCCTTTGTGGGAATTGCCGCGCCTCATCTGGTTAAGAAACTTTTGAATACGGCGGAACCCATCTTTATGATACCTGCCTGTTTTCTGGGCGGAAGCGTGTTCTGCCTGTTATGCGACTTGCTTGCCAAAACGCTGCTGGCTCCTACGGAACTGAGTATCAGCACCGTAACCGCCATTTTCGGCGCGCCGGTGGTTCTCTGGATTATGATAAAAAGACGAAAAGAAAACCATGTATAA
- a CDS encoding ABC transporter substrate-binding protein — MMRGRKKLILLLFAGLLWLSGCGGPSSASKPEPAERAEEKSESEAGETGPVLVHEGSMELDYAENFTVDYYEDGYTLLTTTMDGARFLIVPEGREVPENTDIIVDGMQTGNQEPVILKHPVKDIYLVASSVMDMFRELDGLDAIRFSGQKEEGWYIEEARKAMEQGDILYAGKYNRPDYELLVSEHCTLAIENMMISHAPEVTEKLEEFHIPSVTDYSSYEPHPLGRVEWVKFYGALLGKEEEAERIFAEQQVILEKVSAAEKTDRTVAFFFITSNGMVQVRQSSDYVPKMIELAGGKYIFDDLGDPENRRSTLNMQVEEFYVGAKDADFLIYNSSIDGGVSSVEELLDKCEVLADFKAVKKGNVWCTTNDMYQQSLSVGYLLEDIHKMIQGEKEDMHYLFRLPDGKIH; from the coding sequence ATGATGAGAGGAAGAAAGAAATTAATATTACTGCTCTTTGCAGGACTGCTGTGGCTGTCAGGTTGTGGCGGTCCTTCCTCTGCTTCCAAACCGGAACCTGCCGAAAGGGCGGAAGAAAAATCAGAGTCGGAAGCGGGGGAAACCGGACCGGTGCTGGTACATGAAGGCAGTATGGAACTGGATTATGCTGAAAATTTTACCGTGGATTATTACGAGGACGGATATACTCTGCTGACCACGACCATGGACGGTGCCCGGTTTCTGATAGTACCGGAAGGCAGAGAAGTACCGGAGAATACGGATATCATAGTTGACGGTATGCAGACCGGGAATCAGGAGCCGGTGATATTGAAGCACCCTGTAAAAGATATTTATCTGGTGGCGTCCTCCGTGATGGATATGTTCCGTGAGCTGGACGGGCTGGATGCAATCCGGTTTTCCGGCCAGAAAGAAGAGGGCTGGTATATTGAAGAGGCTCGAAAGGCAATGGAACAGGGCGATATTCTCTATGCAGGCAAATATAACAGGCCGGATTATGAGCTGCTTGTGTCGGAGCACTGTACCCTTGCCATAGAAAACATGATGATTTCCCATGCCCCGGAAGTGACGGAGAAGCTGGAAGAGTTTCATATTCCTTCAGTGACGGATTATTCCAGTTATGAGCCCCACCCCCTTGGCAGAGTGGAATGGGTGAAGTTTTACGGTGCCCTGTTGGGAAAAGAGGAAGAAGCAGAACGGATATTCGCGGAGCAGCAGGTGATTCTTGAAAAAGTAAGCGCGGCCGAAAAAACGGACCGAACCGTGGCCTTCTTTTTTATCACTTCCAATGGAATGGTACAGGTACGCCAGTCTTCGGATTATGTGCCGAAAATGATTGAACTGGCAGGAGGAAAGTATATTTTTGATGACCTGGGAGATCCGGAAAACAGGCGTTCCACCCTGAACATGCAGGTAGAGGAATTTTATGTCGGTGCGAAAGACGCTGATTTCCTGATCTATAACAGTTCCATAGACGGCGGCGTGTCCAGTGTGGAAGAACTCCTGGATAAGTGTGAGGTTCTGGCAGATTTTAAAGCGGTAAAAAAAGGAAATGTCTGGTGCACCACCAATGATATGTATCAGCAGTCCCTTTCGGTTGGCTATTTGCTGGAAGATATCCATAAAATGATTCAGGGGGAAAAAGAGGATATGCATTATCTTTTTCGTCTGCCGGATGGGAAAATTCATTAG
- a CDS encoding iron transporter — translation MKKYVGIMVLFLLSALAGGCGDTERVKENHSETVSEQVPETSSEVPAESDAEELADGTYLAEFKTDSGMFHVSEACDDRGTLTVENGKMTIHISLASKNIVNLYPGTADDAGKEGAELLIPTEDMVTYSDGMTEKVYGFDVPVPALEKEFDLALIGTKGKWYDHKVSVSNPVPLENNTEGKDGKAQENGTQARRAEDFEDGTYSVEVTLEGGSGRTEILSPAALTVTDGKALATVQWSSPDYDYMIVEGEKYFPVSTEGGSVFEFPVSGFDIPMEVIGDTVAMSKPHEIEYTLTFHSETVKKG, via the coding sequence ATGAAGAAATATGTGGGAATCATGGTTCTGTTTCTTCTGTCCGCATTGGCTGGCGGCTGCGGAGATACGGAACGTGTGAAAGAAAATCATTCGGAAACCGTGTCAGAACAGGTACCGGAAACATCTTCAGAAGTTCCGGCTGAATCAGATGCGGAAGAACTGGCGGACGGGACATATCTTGCGGAGTTTAAAACAGACAGCGGTATGTTTCACGTAAGCGAGGCCTGTGACGACAGAGGAACCCTGACCGTAGAGAATGGGAAAATGACCATACATATCTCCCTTGCCTCCAAAAATATCGTAAATCTTTATCCGGGAACTGCCGATGACGCCGGGAAAGAAGGAGCAGAACTGCTTATTCCCACAGAAGATATGGTCACATACAGCGATGGCATGACGGAGAAGGTGTATGGCTTTGATGTGCCTGTTCCGGCGTTGGAAAAGGAATTTGACCTGGCGCTGATTGGAACAAAGGGGAAATGGTATGACCACAAAGTCAGTGTTTCAAATCCGGTTCCCCTGGAAAATAACACGGAGGGAAAAGATGGGAAGGCGCAGGAAAATGGCACGCAGGCCAGAAGAGCGGAAGATTTTGAAGACGGTACCTACAGTGTGGAAGTTACTCTGGAAGGCGGAAGCGGAAGAACGGAGATTTTATCGCCTGCAGCACTTACAGTAACAGATGGAAAAGCGCTGGCAACCGTACAGTGGAGCAGTCCGGACTACGATTATATGATTGTGGAAGGAGAAAAGTATTTTCCGGTCAGTACGGAAGGCGGATCTGTGTTTGAATTTCCCGTTTCCGGATTTGATATACCAATGGAAGTTATTGGAGATACGGTGGCAATGAGTAAGCCCCATGAAATAGAATACACGCTGACATTTCATTCAGAAACAGTGAAAAAAGGATAA